The following are encoded together in the Rickettsiales bacterium genome:
- a CDS encoding histidine phosphatase family protein — protein MKNIFLLRHAHAAISNTDDFNRNLSNKGVLKCQDIANTLKKYIQDIDLILCSSSLRTRQTIETTLLNLNLIKTIQYENELYNASLNSFFQRIISITPKNKNILIISHNPTISEAGKFLAKDSSSSPHYLEVLQGFSPGSLALYETNIASWKTLDPSNISLKEFWR, from the coding sequence ATGAAAAACATATTTCTTTTACGTCACGCGCACGCCGCCATTAGTAATACAGATGACTTCAATCGTAACCTAAGCAATAAGGGTGTTCTAAAATGCCAAGATATTGCTAATACTCTAAAAAAATACATTCAAGACATTGATCTTATATTATGCTCATCGTCTCTTAGAACCCGTCAAACCATTGAAACTACTTTATTAAATTTAAACCTTATAAAAACTATTCAATATGAAAATGAGCTTTATAATGCCTCTTTAAATTCTTTTTTCCAAAGAATTATTTCTATAACTCCTAAAAATAAAAATATATTGATTATATCTCATAATCCTACTATTTCGGAGGCTGGAAAATTTCTTGCTAAAGACTCTAGCTCTTCTCCCCATTATCTTGAAGTTTTGCAAGGATTCTCTCCTGGCAGCTTAGCACTTTATGAAACTAATATAGCTTCGTGGAAAACCCTAGACCCAAGCAATATCAGCCTTAAAGAATTCTGGCGTTAA
- a CDS encoding UvrD-helicase domain-containing protein, whose protein sequence is MRQKSISPYFSSFVSASAGTGKTKILIDRLLNLLLHNIKPNKILCLAFTKAAAAEILSRINQKLSYLCMCNREDLVVELKALGFDDITPELEHKARVLFTEFVDSTDPLNIQTIHSFCQQLLTKFPFEAGVNLNFTLLDNNKIRNFIEQAKDILLDSINDYPQLEPSIKYLSWHIKEYSLEELIKEIINNREKLDHFFETNQNLNLELHNDEEIEVSKFLRSIPINQSHINILNTGSKSDITRANNLSKFLETTKEIQIMIINDYLSCFLSKTGSALKSIITKKLGQDNPHLYEILISEQQRVLQFNKIYNEIKTKNLTQAFITLSYYIRIVYQDLKKQNNTLDYDDLISLSSNLLSNSEYADWIRYKLDGGIDHILIDEAQDNSPNQWSIINKISEEFFYDNEATKSLFIVGDSKQSIFRFQGADPSIFNAMDQYLPQDVIRTQLNTSFRSGSRVLQFVDDIFNQDHIRPLVSAEKDNIQHLVSKNFEGSVEVWPLVIEPKATIDKSWQLPNDYNSKKYHNADDLLAIKIAKNIALWLESKKFISSKNRNINPGDILILTRRRNDFIHTLIKSLRQMNIPVSGLDRIKLLEHPAVLDLIALSNFVLCNDDDLNLAIVLKSPMFNLSEEDLLNLCCTREESLWNRLKETKKYQDIVCFMESLIPNLLYEFYFELIESKGYREKFIKYFGIEVNDVLDAFLDLVEEFEKDNISNLQLFITFLNKTEMEVQRDLSQNNNKVRIMTVHGAKGLQAPIVILTDTTNLPHNDTSIFWLNEHNLLWPGKAKYYSEDIINIKSENMAQEYAEYLRLLYVALTRAEDEIIITGSSKTENISDKTWYSICQNQL, encoded by the coding sequence ATGAGACAAAAATCAATCTCGCCTTATTTTTCTAGTTTTGTTTCAGCTTCTGCTGGCACAGGTAAAACAAAAATTCTAATAGATAGATTATTAAATCTATTACTCCATAACATTAAACCAAATAAAATCTTGTGTTTGGCTTTTACAAAAGCGGCAGCAGCAGAGATCTTAAGCCGTATTAATCAAAAATTATCCTATCTTTGTATGTGTAATAGAGAAGATTTAGTTGTTGAACTTAAGGCTCTAGGATTTGATGATATCACTCCAGAATTAGAACATAAAGCTAGAGTCTTGTTCACAGAATTTGTTGATTCTACAGACCCTCTAAATATTCAAACCATTCATTCTTTCTGTCAACAATTACTTACAAAATTTCCTTTTGAAGCAGGAGTAAATTTAAACTTTACTTTGCTAGATAACAATAAAATAAGAAATTTTATAGAACAAGCAAAAGACATTCTTTTAGATTCAATCAATGACTATCCTCAACTAGAACCAAGCATAAAATACTTAAGTTGGCACATTAAAGAATATAGCTTGGAAGAGTTAATAAAAGAAATTATTAATAATAGAGAAAAATTAGACCATTTCTTTGAAACCAACCAAAATTTAAACTTAGAACTTCATAATGATGAAGAAATAGAAGTCTCCAAATTTTTAAGATCAATACCAATAAATCAATCTCATATTAACATACTAAATACAGGCAGCAAATCTGATATTACTCGTGCTAATAACTTAAGCAAATTCTTAGAAACGACGAAAGAAATTCAAATTATGATAATAAATGATTATCTATCTTGTTTCTTAAGCAAAACAGGCTCAGCATTAAAATCTATAATAACTAAGAAACTTGGCCAAGATAATCCTCATTTATATGAAATATTAATTTCTGAGCAACAGAGAGTTTTACAGTTTAACAAAATATACAATGAAATTAAAACTAAGAATTTAACTCAAGCATTTATTACTTTGAGTTATTACATAAGAATAGTTTATCAAGATTTAAAAAAGCAAAATAACACCCTTGATTACGACGATTTAATTAGCTTATCTAGTAATTTACTTAGTAATAGTGAATATGCCGACTGGATTCGCTATAAACTGGATGGAGGAATAGATCATATACTAATTGATGAAGCACAAGACAATAGCCCTAATCAATGGTCAATAATAAATAAAATCAGCGAAGAGTTTTTTTACGACAACGAAGCAACCAAGAGTTTATTTATAGTAGGGGACTCAAAACAATCTATCTTTAGATTTCAAGGAGCTGATCCATCTATTTTTAATGCTATGGATCAATATCTACCCCAAGATGTAATTCGCACCCAACTAAATACCTCTTTTCGCTCCGGAAGTAGAGTTTTACAATTTGTTGACGATATTTTCAATCAAGATCATATAAGACCTTTAGTAAGCGCAGAAAAAGATAATATTCAGCATCTAGTTAGCAAAAATTTTGAGGGATCTGTTGAAGTATGGCCCTTAGTTATTGAACCAAAAGCAACAATAGATAAATCATGGCAATTACCCAATGATTACAACTCTAAGAAATATCATAATGCAGATGATTTGCTTGCTATAAAAATTGCAAAAAATATTGCCCTTTGGTTAGAAAGTAAGAAATTTATCTCTAGCAAAAATCGTAATATTAATCCTGGTGATATATTAATCCTAACACGCAGAAGAAATGACTTTATCCATACTCTAATTAAAAGTCTAAGACAGATGAATATTCCCGTGAGTGGATTAGATAGGATTAAATTACTTGAACATCCTGCTGTTCTAGATTTAATAGCATTGAGTAATTTTGTTCTATGTAATGATGATGACCTAAATTTAGCTATAGTCCTTAAATCTCCAATGTTTAATCTATCTGAAGAAGATTTACTAAACCTATGTTGCACAAGAGAAGAATCATTATGGAACCGCTTAAAAGAAACCAAAAAATACCAAGATATTGTTTGTTTCATGGAGAGTCTAATTCCTAATTTATTATATGAATTCTATTTTGAGTTAATAGAGTCAAAAGGATATAGAGAAAAATTTATCAAATATTTCGGTATTGAAGTTAATGATGTATTAGATGCTTTCCTAGACCTTGTAGAAGAATTTGAGAAAGATAATATTTCTAATCTACAATTATTTATAACTTTCTTGAATAAGACAGAAATGGAGGTCCAAAGAGATCTATCTCAAAATAATAATAAAGTAAGAATTATGACTGTTCATGGAGCGAAAGGATTGCAGGCTCCAATAGTTATCCTAACTGACACTACCAACCTTCCTCATAATGACACTAGTATTTTTTGGCTAAATGAGCACAATTTACTCTGGCCAGGAAAAGCAAAATATTATTCGGAAGATATAATAAATATAAAATCTGAAAATATGGCTCAAGAATACGCAGAATATTTAAGATTGCTATATGTAGCCTTAACTAGAGCTGAAGATGAGATCATCATCACCGGCTCTAGTAAAACAGAAAACATTTCAGATAAAACTTGGTATAGCATATGCCAGAATCAATTATAG
- a CDS encoding ATP-binding protein has translation MPFNVDSFIFLVFLVINLSAGIFFGRGIKSIKEYAIGGRNFSTLTIAATLVATWISGSAFVNDLSQSYSNGLYFIWAIMGASLCFLVIGWFFAPRLAEFLGKVSIAEAMGDLYGKNVRIISALAGCAATCGYMAAQIKVSGMLFEYAFNLPSEYGMIAGATIVAIYSSFGGIKSVTFTDVIQLFTFGTIIPTLAFFVFGSLDSMNVVLSTVQTSELFNYKEVFDFTQPKSLYYLFLFLYFMMPGFEPPIFQRISMAKSTSQVRKSFMIAGFTCLFILIIMSFIGVLVLSLKPGLEATDVIKHVIFEYSYVGLKGLTMIGIMAMVMSTIDSFINSTSVLFVHDFCKPLGVKWVKNELMSSRITALVVTIISLKLALSGGNILQLIILGASFYAPVVTAPFIMAVFGFRTSSKSVLISMVAGISTVIFWTIILPDCDIDSVIPAMFVNILFLVGSHYLLKQPGGWIGILDEAPLRELKQQRKVRLENFKKSIVNFRLFEFLKKYTPAQEHLYISVSLFCIISIFAAMYAIPKDFHVKYEDLIDFAFPTSLILTTSLMSYPLWPNLLREKQAIVVMWNLVVFYVLVCVGFLFVICTDFAQAQMMMFMVNLIMLAVVVRWKLALLMIIMGVLSTITLFKIYTGADIGLDGLEALKFEVSYALLFMSAILVAFFKPQQDRQELVEAKMGLLGEQMDSIDNELRRSMKIKNEFLNNISHEVRTPITGIAGLSQSLYDSYDNLSEDQRRETTKNIAQNSQRLYSLMENILDISKLASLNYTLDKKEINLSKLIRDRISICSKIYLEDKELEFIRDIEDNIVVNCDEHYIQSTLDNLIINAIKYSQAGRITITLKRDNHKVRFSIKDEGVGIPKSELKNIFDPFVVSSRTYTPAGGRGIGLTLCRKAIELHGNKIWAESDGEKGSTFLFELTL, from the coding sequence GTGCCTTTTAATGTAGATTCATTCATTTTCCTTGTTTTTTTAGTAATAAACTTAAGTGCCGGTATATTTTTTGGTAGAGGTATCAAAAGCATCAAAGAATATGCAATAGGTGGTAGAAATTTTTCTACCTTAACGATAGCTGCTACATTGGTGGCAACCTGGATTAGTGGAAGCGCTTTTGTTAATGATTTGTCTCAATCATATAGTAATGGTTTATATTTTATTTGGGCAATAATGGGGGCCTCATTATGTTTCTTGGTCATTGGTTGGTTCTTTGCTCCAAGACTTGCTGAGTTTCTTGGGAAAGTTTCGATAGCTGAGGCTATGGGAGATTTATATGGTAAGAATGTTAGAATAATATCCGCTCTTGCTGGATGTGCAGCCACTTGTGGATATATGGCGGCACAGATTAAGGTTTCTGGAATGTTATTTGAATACGCATTTAACCTTCCTAGTGAGTATGGAATGATTGCTGGGGCTACTATTGTGGCAATCTATTCTTCTTTTGGTGGAATTAAATCAGTTACTTTTACAGATGTAATTCAATTATTTACTTTTGGTACCATAATTCCAACGCTAGCTTTTTTTGTATTTGGTAGTCTTGATAGTATGAATGTTGTATTAAGCACTGTTCAAACAAGTGAGCTATTTAATTACAAAGAAGTGTTTGATTTTACTCAGCCGAAATCATTATATTACTTGTTTCTATTTTTATATTTTATGATGCCAGGTTTTGAACCACCAATTTTTCAAAGAATTTCAATGGCAAAAAGTACATCCCAAGTCAGAAAATCATTTATGATTGCTGGATTTACATGCTTATTTATTTTAATTATTATGTCTTTTATTGGTGTGTTGGTTTTATCTTTAAAACCAGGATTAGAAGCAACAGATGTAATAAAACACGTTATTTTCGAATATTCATATGTAGGTTTAAAAGGGTTGACTATGATTGGTATCATGGCAATGGTCATGTCAACCATTGATTCTTTTATTAACTCTACTTCGGTATTATTTGTACATGATTTCTGTAAACCTTTAGGAGTGAAGTGGGTTAAGAATGAGCTTATGTCTTCTAGAATTACAGCTTTAGTTGTAACCATAATTTCTTTAAAACTTGCTTTATCTGGCGGTAATATTCTCCAGCTTATTATTTTAGGAGCAAGTTTCTATGCGCCTGTTGTTACAGCTCCTTTTATTATGGCTGTATTTGGTTTTAGAACCAGTTCTAAATCTGTGTTAATTTCAATGGTGGCTGGTATTTCTACAGTAATCTTTTGGACAATAATTTTACCAGATTGTGATATAGATAGCGTGATTCCAGCTATGTTTGTTAATATCCTATTTTTAGTGGGAAGTCACTATCTTTTAAAACAGCCTGGAGGGTGGATAGGTATATTAGATGAGGCTCCATTAAGAGAATTAAAACAGCAGAGAAAAGTAAGACTAGAGAATTTCAAGAAATCTATAGTAAACTTTAGATTATTTGAGTTTCTTAAAAAATATACTCCTGCTCAGGAACATCTTTATATTTCGGTTAGTTTGTTTTGTATTATTTCAATTTTTGCAGCTATGTATGCTATTCCAAAAGATTTTCATGTTAAATATGAAGATTTAATAGATTTTGCTTTTCCCACTTCTTTAATTTTAACAACTTCTTTGATGAGTTATCCATTATGGCCAAATTTATTAAGAGAAAAACAGGCAATAGTGGTTATGTGGAATTTAGTGGTTTTCTATGTATTAGTTTGTGTAGGGTTCCTATTTGTTATTTGTACAGATTTTGCTCAAGCACAAATGATGATGTTTATGGTTAATCTGATTATGCTAGCTGTAGTAGTTAGATGGAAGTTGGCTTTATTAATGATAATAATGGGAGTATTGAGTACTATTACCCTCTTTAAAATTTACACAGGAGCAGATATTGGGTTAGATGGTCTAGAGGCTTTAAAATTTGAAGTTAGTTATGCTTTATTGTTTATGAGTGCCATATTGGTGGCCTTTTTTAAACCACAACAAGATAGGCAAGAATTAGTGGAAGCTAAAATGGGTCTTTTGGGAGAGCAGATGGATAGCATAGATAATGAGCTCAGAAGATCTATGAAGATTAAAAATGAGTTTCTTAATAATATTAGTCATGAGGTTCGCACTCCAATAACAGGGATAGCGGGTCTAAGTCAATCATTATATGATTCTTACGATAACTTGAGTGAAGATCAGCGACGTGAGACTACAAAAAATATCGCTCAAAACTCACAGCGTTTATATAGTTTGATGGAAAATATTTTAGATATCTCAAAATTGGCTAGTTTAAATTATACTTTAGATAAGAAAGAAATAAATTTAAGTAAACTAATTAGAGATAGAATCAGTATTTGTTCTAAAATATACCTGGAAGATAAAGAATTAGAGTTTATTAGAGATATAGAAGATAATATTGTGGTAAATTGTGATGAACATTATATTCAATCCACTTTAGATAATTTGATCATTAATGCTATTAAATATAGCCAGGCGGGTAGAATTACTATTACTTTAAAGAGAGATAACCATAAAGTAAGATTCAGCATTAAGGATGAGGGAGTTGGAATTCCAAAGTCTGAATTAAAGAATATTTTTGATCCTTTTGTAGTTAGCTCTAGAACTTATACACCAGCTGGCGGCAGAGGAATAGGTCTAACTTTATGTAGAAAGGCTATTGAACTACATGGTAATAAGATATGGGCAGAGAGTGACGGGGAGAAAGGATCAACTTTTCTTTTTGAGTTGACTCTATAA
- the rnd gene encoding ribonuclease D, with protein sequence MYITTNLELKKFCDSINNENFISIDTEFCRDKTYYPQLCLVQIATKDTAVIIDPLIEELDLNILNSILQNSKITKVFHSAKQDLEIILIIFNELPKNIFDTQIAASFCGMGSSISYESLVGEVLGVKIDKSHCLSDWTKRPLSNQQISYALGDVTYLYTIYPRLLSMLEEQDRVSWAEEEISNLNQVDNFFVNMDQAWSKLRNKHRIKINLVIKRLASWRELQARKFNLPRNHYLKEQYLFDLARISPITMVELRRIKHFEKVSEEDGEEIISIIRDALNEQTELDLSDKGSDEEKINTTLLSKLKILLVDKSEKYLLPPSLISTIQDLKNFCKLNSSGEGLIVTGWRYKVFGEEAMRLKQNFISSILEK encoded by the coding sequence ATGTATATCACTACAAATTTAGAGCTGAAGAAGTTTTGTGATAGTATTAATAATGAAAATTTTATTAGTATTGATACAGAGTTCTGTAGAGATAAAACTTACTATCCTCAATTATGCTTGGTGCAGATAGCTACCAAAGATACAGCAGTTATTATTGACCCCTTAATTGAAGAATTAGATTTAAATATTCTAAATTCTATTCTTCAAAATTCCAAAATTACAAAAGTATTTCATTCTGCGAAGCAAGATTTAGAAATTATACTTATTATTTTTAATGAGTTGCCAAAAAATATTTTTGATACTCAGATAGCAGCAAGTTTCTGTGGAATGGGAAGTTCTATAAGTTATGAGTCCTTAGTGGGTGAGGTTTTAGGAGTTAAGATTGATAAAAGTCATTGTCTTAGTGATTGGACTAAGAGGCCATTATCTAATCAGCAGATTAGTTATGCCCTAGGGGATGTTACTTATTTATATACAATATATCCTAGATTATTGTCTATGTTAGAAGAGCAGGACAGGGTATCTTGGGCTGAAGAAGAAATTAGTAATCTTAATCAAGTAGACAATTTTTTTGTTAATATGGATCAAGCTTGGTCTAAGTTAAGAAACAAGCATCGTATAAAAATTAATTTAGTTATTAAAAGATTGGCGTCTTGGAGAGAATTGCAAGCAAGAAAATTTAATCTTCCTCGTAATCATTATTTAAAAGAACAATACTTATTTGATTTAGCTAGGATTTCACCTATTACTATGGTGGAGCTAAGAAGAATAAAACATTTTGAGAAAGTTTCAGAGGAAGATGGAGAGGAGATTATTTCTATAATTAGGGATGCTCTGAATGAACAAACAGAATTAGATTTATCTGATAAAGGATCAGATGAAGAAAAAATAAACACAACATTATTGTCTAAGCTAAAAATATTATTGGTTGACAAGTCAGAAAAATATTTATTACCACCGAGTCTTATTTCTACCATACAGGACCTAAAAAATTTCTGCAAATTAAATTCTTCAGGTGAGGGTTTGATAGTAACTGGTTGGAGGTATAAAGTATTTGGTGAGGAAGCTATGAGGTTAAAGCAAAATTTCATATCATCTATTTTAGAAAAATAA
- a CDS encoding accessory factor UbiK family protein, translating into MSNSSDFTKVVNSAFSAVGGVVSDAKAELDDRIMNYLSKMDLVKREEFEVVQKMLKKYCLEQEKLKKRIAELENNLKE; encoded by the coding sequence ATGAGCAATTCTTCAGATTTTACAAAAGTAGTGAATAGTGCTTTTTCAGCTGTTGGTGGAGTGGTAAGCGATGCTAAGGCAGAATTAGATGATAGAATAATGAACTATCTTAGCAAAATGGATTTGGTTAAAAGGGAAGAGTTTGAAGTTGTTCAAAAAATGCTTAAAAAATATTGTTTAGAACAAGAAAAGCTAAAAAAAAGAATTGCTGAATTAGAAAATAATTTAAAGGAGTAG
- the lgt gene encoding prolipoprotein diacylglyceryl transferase: protein MAFIFPNIDPVILSISNTPLKITWYSLSYLAGILLSWIYIKHLNKLNKTNPLETKKIDDLITYIIIGIIIGGRLGYVLFYDFFLYLSNPLQILRTWEGGMSFHGGLLGVIIASYIFCRIHKVEFFRVMDLLACATPIGLFLGRIANFINGELYGRTTEVAWGVIFPNQILPRHPSQLYESLLEGLILFLILFFLYDKIRKFKGMASGLFLLLYSLFRGLIENYREPDLHIGFVFAKITMGQLLSIPMILAGSYIIYYSIKHKQK from the coding sequence ATGGCATTTATTTTTCCTAATATTGATCCTGTAATATTATCAATAAGCAACACCCCTTTAAAAATAACCTGGTATTCTTTGTCATATTTGGCAGGTATTTTACTGTCTTGGATATATATTAAACACCTAAATAAACTCAACAAAACCAATCCGTTAGAAACTAAAAAAATTGATGATCTTATCACTTATATCATAATAGGAATTATTATTGGTGGACGTTTAGGATATGTTTTATTTTATGACTTTTTCTTATATTTAAGCAATCCATTACAAATTCTTCGAACCTGGGAAGGTGGCATGTCTTTCCACGGCGGTCTGCTGGGGGTAATTATTGCTTCATACATTTTTTGTAGAATACATAAAGTAGAATTCTTTAGAGTTATGGATTTACTAGCCTGCGCCACGCCCATTGGTTTATTTCTAGGACGTATTGCAAATTTTATTAATGGAGAATTATATGGGCGAACCACTGAAGTAGCTTGGGGAGTAATTTTTCCTAACCAAATTCTTCCTCGTCATCCTAGTCAATTATATGAATCATTGCTTGAAGGCCTAATACTATTTCTAATTTTATTTTTCTTATATGATAAAATTCGTAAGTTTAAAGGTATGGCATCTGGTCTATTTTTACTTTTATACTCTTTATTTCGTGGATTGATTGAAAACTATCGAGAACCAGATTTACATATAGGGTTTGTCTTTGCTAAGATTACCATGGGACAATTACTTTCTATCCCCATGATACTAGCAGGATCATATATAATATATTACAGCATAAAGCATAAGCAAAAATGA
- a CDS encoding SAM-dependent methyltransferase has translation MKIIGNLRQAIQDYGSITMAQFMSEAMYNLNEGYYIQHTPIGKDGDFVTSPEISQLFGEMLGIYVVDSWIKLGSPDKFNLVELGPGRATLMEDLLRATKHIENFHQTLNIHFLETNKRLIEIQKQRLDAYNIFCKWHNSIYSLPNDLPIVVLANEFFDCLPINQYVKEKDVWYERSVTLNLEEYNIIKTVIPDSLSNSLNEEHPNSQDLSIVEICYPALEIIQHLAEIFKKTPGYLLAIDYGYDINPLERTAYNYTLQAIKDHKYHPIFNDIGRADLTAHVDFFALKKSALANNCKTYGSVPQGELLKNLGIHIRAEMLKKNASPEVQKDIDSRLNRLIHPKQMGELFKAIAIYSKKLPVPIGFEASSLISNT, from the coding sequence ATGAAAATTATAGGAAATCTCAGACAAGCAATTCAAGATTATGGCTCAATCACCATGGCACAGTTCATGAGTGAGGCCATGTATAATCTCAATGAAGGATACTATATTCAACATACCCCTATTGGCAAAGATGGAGATTTTGTTACCTCTCCAGAAATAAGCCAATTATTTGGTGAAATGCTTGGGATATATGTAGTTGATTCATGGATAAAACTAGGTAGCCCTGATAAATTTAACCTGGTAGAATTAGGTCCAGGACGCGCTACCTTAATGGAAGACTTACTGAGAGCCACAAAACATATAGAAAATTTTCATCAAACTCTTAATATTCATTTTCTTGAAACTAATAAGCGCCTAATTGAAATTCAAAAGCAACGCCTTGACGCCTATAATATTTTTTGTAAATGGCATAATAGCATTTATTCTCTACCTAATGATTTACCTATTGTTGTTTTAGCTAATGAATTTTTTGATTGCCTCCCCATTAACCAATACGTTAAAGAGAAAGATGTTTGGTATGAGCGCTCAGTCACCTTAAATCTTGAGGAATACAATATAATAAAAACAGTCATTCCAGACAGCTTAAGCAATTCTTTAAATGAAGAACATCCTAATAGCCAAGATTTATCTATTGTTGAAATATGCTATCCAGCTCTAGAAATTATTCAACATCTAGCAGAAATTTTTAAAAAAACTCCAGGATATCTATTAGCTATTGATTATGGATATGATATAAATCCATTAGAAAGAACTGCTTATAATTACACTCTTCAAGCAATTAAAGACCATAAATATCATCCAATCTTTAATGATATTGGAAGAGCGGATCTAACAGCCCATGTAGACTTTTTTGCTCTTAAAAAATCTGCTTTGGCTAATAATTGCAAAACATATGGCAGTGTTCCTCAAGGAGAACTCTTAAAAAATCTTGGCATTCATATTCGCGCTGAAATGCTTAAGAAAAATGCCAGCCCCGAAGTACAAAAAGATATTGACTCAAGGCTAAACCGCCTAATTCACCCAAAACAAATGGGAGAATTATTTAAAGCCATAGCAATTTATAGCAAAAAACTCCCCGTCCCTATAGGATTCGAGGCCTCCAGCTTAATTTCTAATACTTAA
- the kdsA gene encoding 3-deoxy-8-phosphooctulonate synthase yields MHKHIKVGNVTFGNDLPFVLIAGPCQIESRQHALEMAEALSYIAKEMNIGFVYKSSFDKANRTSIEGKRGVGLASGLPILEEVRETFGCPVLTDVHTEEQCAIVGRSVDILQIPALLCRQTDLLVAAAKTGKVVNVKKGQFIAPWDATNIVAKIESCDNNNIMLTERGTSFGYNTLVSDMRSLPIMKKTNYPVIFDATHSVQQPGGQGGSSGGQREFVEVLAKAAVAVGVAAVFMETHQDPDNSPSDGPCMVHLKNMPKLVSKLVEFDKIAKMA; encoded by the coding sequence ATGCATAAACATATTAAAGTTGGTAATGTGACATTTGGAAATGATTTGCCATTTGTTTTAATTGCTGGACCATGTCAGATTGAGTCTCGTCAGCACGCTCTTGAAATGGCAGAAGCATTATCTTATATCGCTAAGGAGATGAATATTGGATTTGTTTATAAATCTTCTTTTGATAAAGCTAATCGCACAAGTATTGAAGGAAAAAGAGGAGTGGGATTAGCTAGTGGATTACCGATTTTAGAAGAGGTGAGAGAAACATTTGGCTGTCCGGTATTAACAGACGTTCATACAGAGGAACAATGTGCTATTGTTGGAAGGTCTGTTGATATTCTTCAAATCCCTGCTTTGTTATGTCGTCAAACAGATTTACTTGTTGCTGCTGCTAAAACTGGTAAAGTTGTTAATGTAAAGAAAGGGCAATTTATTGCCCCTTGGGATGCGACTAATATTGTTGCTAAGATAGAGTCATGTGATAATAACAATATTATGCTTACTGAGCGTGGTACATCTTTTGGTTATAATACTTTGGTTTCTGATATGCGTTCATTGCCTATTATGAAGAAAACGAATTATCCTGTTATATTCGATGCTACTCATTCTGTGCAACAGCCAGGAGGACAAGGTGGATCCAGTGGAGGACAGAGAGAATTTGTTGAGGTTTTAGCAAAAGCTGCTGTGGCAGTTGGAGTTGCGGCAGTGTTTATGGAAACTCATCAAGATCCAGATAATTCGCCTAGTGATGGACCTTGCATGGTGCATTTAAAAAACATGCCTAAATTGGTGTCTAAGCTAGTTGAATTTGATAAAATTGCTAAAATGGCTTAA